The following proteins come from a genomic window of Nitrospira sp.:
- a CDS encoding Oxidoreductase, short-chain dehydrogenase/reductase family — MPEQQRPPQQQTRQPGIESEMAPRPKTENRVHHGTGKLNGKVALITGGDSGIGRAVAVAFAREGADLAIAYLDEHKDAEETKHMVEREGRRCMTIAGDVGSHEHCMQAVRTVLRELRQLDILVNNAAYQQPQDGLDKITPTQLERTFRTNIFSYFFMAQAAFPHLAEGASIINTTSVTAYKGSPHLLDYSSTKGAIVSFTRSLALALSEKKIRVNGVAPGPIWTPLIPSTFPPDKVATFGSEVPLKRAGQPEEVAPCYVFLASQDASYMTGQVLHPNGGTVVNG; from the coding sequence ATGCCGGAACAACAACGTCCTCCTCAACAACAAACAAGACAACCGGGCATTGAGTCCGAGATGGCGCCTCGCCCAAAAACGGAGAACCGCGTGCATCATGGCACGGGTAAACTGAACGGCAAGGTCGCGCTCATCACCGGCGGCGACAGCGGCATCGGACGAGCCGTCGCAGTCGCCTTTGCCCGCGAAGGAGCGGATCTTGCGATTGCTTATTTGGATGAGCACAAGGACGCGGAAGAAACCAAACACATGGTCGAGCGGGAGGGCCGACGCTGTATGACCATCGCCGGGGACGTCGGGAGCCATGAACATTGCATGCAGGCCGTGCGCACCGTCCTGCGGGAACTGAGGCAGTTGGACATCTTGGTCAACAATGCCGCGTATCAGCAACCGCAAGACGGTCTCGACAAGATCACGCCGACTCAGTTGGAGCGGACGTTTCGCACGAACATCTTCTCCTATTTCTTCATGGCGCAGGCGGCCTTTCCGCACCTTGCGGAAGGCGCGAGCATCATCAATACGACGTCCGTGACCGCCTATAAAGGAAGCCCACATCTATTGGACTACTCCTCGACCAAGGGCGCCATCGTGTCGTTCACCAGATCGTTGGCCTTGGCTCTATCCGAGAAGAAAATCCGCGTCAACGGCGTGGCGCCCGGTCCGATCTGGACGCCGTTGATCCCGTCGACATTTCCGCCGGACAAAGTCGCCACCTTCGGATCAGAGGTCCCGTTGAAACGCGCGGGCCAACCGGAAGAAGTGGCGCCTTGTTATGTGTTTCTCGCGTCGCAGGACGCCTCGTACATGACGGGACAGGTGTTGCATCCAAACGGAGGAACCGTCGTGAACGGTTAG
- a CDS encoding Two-component transcriptional response regulator, LuxR family has translation MPDNISVLLVEDNEEDAELTLRVFRQYHFANHIHVARDGAEALDCLFGMGSYADRSPCRQTKLILLDLKLPKVDGLEVLRRCKSDDRTKSIPVVMLTSSREEQDVIKSYELGVNSYIVKPVDFHQFVEAVKQLNLYWMILNQRPE, from the coding sequence GTGCCGGACAACATCTCGGTCTTGTTGGTTGAGGATAATGAGGAGGACGCGGAGCTGACGCTGCGGGTCTTCCGGCAGTATCATTTCGCCAATCATATTCATGTGGCGCGGGACGGCGCGGAAGCGTTGGATTGCCTGTTCGGTATGGGATCCTATGCGGATCGGAGCCCATGCAGGCAAACGAAATTGATTCTCTTGGACCTCAAATTACCGAAAGTCGACGGGCTGGAAGTCCTTCGCCGCTGCAAGAGCGATGACCGGACGAAATCCATTCCCGTCGTCATGTTGACGTCGTCGCGTGAGGAACAGGACGTGATCAAGAGTTACGAGTTGGGCGTCAACAGCTATATCGTGAAGCCGGTGGATTTCCATCAATTCGTCGAGGCCGTGAAGCAATTGAATCTGTACTGGATGATCCTTAATCAGAGGCCGGAGTGA